The following are encoded in a window of Paraburkholderia hospita genomic DNA:
- the narL gene encoding two-component system response regulator NarL — protein sequence MEPVNTVLLIDDHALFRKGVAQLIQMNPAFRVVGEASSGRVGVDLAVRLKPDVVLIDLNMPEMSGIETLEMMKQHNVDARFLMLTVSDNERDVVAALRAGASGYLLKDMEPEELCINLQKALQGTAVLSEAITGKLFHALSAGQSLPANESGLSGREQEVLDYLVEGLCNKEIARKLDISVGTVKVHVKHLLHKLDLHSRVEAVVWHHERHARRNPPRA from the coding sequence GTGGAGCCTGTCAACACCGTACTGCTGATCGACGATCACGCGCTGTTCCGCAAGGGCGTCGCGCAATTGATCCAGATGAACCCGGCGTTTCGCGTCGTCGGCGAAGCGTCGTCGGGACGGGTGGGTGTCGACCTCGCGGTTCGGCTCAAACCCGACGTCGTTCTGATCGACCTCAACATGCCGGAAATGAGCGGTATCGAGACGCTCGAGATGATGAAACAGCACAACGTCGACGCACGCTTTCTGATGCTGACGGTGTCGGACAACGAACGCGATGTGGTGGCCGCACTACGCGCCGGCGCAAGCGGCTATCTGCTCAAGGACATGGAGCCGGAAGAACTGTGCATCAATTTGCAGAAGGCGCTGCAGGGAACGGCCGTGCTCAGCGAGGCGATCACGGGCAAGCTGTTTCATGCACTGTCCGCCGGGCAGTCTCTCCCCGCCAACGAGTCGGGCCTTTCCGGGCGTGAGCAGGAGGTACTGGACTATCTGGTGGAAGGGCTATGCAACAAGGAGATCGCCCGAAAGCTCGATATCAGCGTCGGGACTGTCAAGGTGCACGTCAAACATCTGCTGCACAAACTCGACCTTCATTCCAGAGTCGAAGCCGTCGTGTGGCATCACGAGCGCCACGCGCGCCGCAATCCGCCGCGGGCGTGA
- a CDS encoding helix-turn-helix domain-containing protein → MKSEINDELPSGPVDESGDGRSIESFLGKVVKEHRTNQGLTIADLAEQSGLSRSMVSKIENGQVSTSLDSIVSIARALGISISAMFKNFEHREGNAQHVKSGKGMEVVRRGTTKGHTYHLLAYDQGPVKLFEPFLITMDDEAEVFPTFEHPGTEFIYMLQGKMEYRHGNRSYLLQPGDALTFRGSVAHGPERLIKLPIRFITVIMYGQSPDLDT, encoded by the coding sequence ATGAAGAGCGAGATAAACGACGAACTGCCCAGCGGTCCCGTGGACGAGTCGGGCGATGGAAGGTCGATTGAGTCATTCCTGGGCAAGGTCGTCAAAGAACACCGTACGAATCAGGGGCTGACGATTGCCGACCTGGCAGAGCAAAGCGGCCTGTCGCGAAGCATGGTGTCGAAGATCGAGAACGGGCAGGTGTCGACCAGCCTCGATTCGATCGTGAGCATTGCGCGCGCACTGGGCATTTCGATTTCCGCGATGTTCAAGAACTTCGAGCATCGCGAGGGCAATGCGCAGCATGTCAAATCCGGCAAGGGCATGGAGGTCGTGCGGCGCGGCACCACGAAGGGACATACATACCATTTGCTGGCCTATGACCAGGGGCCCGTCAAGCTGTTCGAGCCGTTTCTCATCACCATGGACGATGAAGCCGAGGTGTTCCCGACCTTCGAGCATCCCGGCACAGAGTTCATCTACATGCTGCAAGGCAAGATGGAGTATCGCCATGGCAATCGCAGCTATCTGCTGCAGCCCGGCGACGCGCTGACCTTTCGTGGCTCCGTCGCGCATGGCCCCGAGCGTCTGATCAAGCTGCCGATCCGCTTCATCACCGTGATCATGTACGGCCAGTCGCCGGACCTGGATACCTGA
- a CDS encoding sarcosine oxidase subunit delta, with product MKIMTCPVNGARPVSEFAYWGEIRHEPDPTQASDAQWADYVFCRNGAPGVKQEWWCHTPSNTWFIAERDTAKDLVLRTWLAGEEA from the coding sequence ATGAAAATCATGACCTGTCCGGTAAATGGCGCGCGGCCGGTGTCGGAGTTCGCCTACTGGGGCGAGATTCGTCACGAGCCTGATCCGACCCAGGCGAGCGATGCGCAATGGGCTGACTATGTGTTTTGCCGCAACGGCGCGCCGGGCGTGAAGCAGGAGTGGTGGTGCCATACGCCGAGCAATACATGGTTCATTGCCGAGCGCGACACCGCGAAAGATCTCGTGCTGCGCACGTGGCTTGCCGGCGAGGAGGCCTGA
- a CDS encoding FAD-dependent oxidoreductase translates to MFTRHDTLRRSYDVVIIGAGGHGLASAYYLAKEHGITNVAVLEKGYIGGGNTGRNTTIIRSNYLTPEGVQFYDESVKLWQDLSQDFDLNLFYSTRGHYTLAHTDSAMRTMRWRAEVNKHYGVDSEVVGPNEVKKAAPMIDISCGGVAPIMGALYHAPGAVARHDAVAWGYGRGADQRGVEIHQQTEVLGIDVVGGKVKGVKTSRGYISTNKVLCAVAGSTPRVTDMVGLRTPIYIHPLQAMVSEPLKPWLDPILVSGSLHVYISQSARGELVMGASLDPYELHSTRSTLDFVEGLTSHMLEMFPFLSQAKVMRQWAGMADMTPDFAPIMGKTPVEGFYLDSGWGTWGFKATPVCGKTMSHTVANDATHPLIESFSLDRFRRFSLTGEKGAASVGH, encoded by the coding sequence ATGTTCACGAGACACGACACTTTGCGTCGTTCATATGACGTTGTGATCATCGGCGCAGGGGGCCACGGTCTCGCGTCGGCCTACTATCTCGCGAAAGAGCACGGCATCACGAATGTGGCCGTGCTGGAGAAGGGGTATATCGGAGGAGGTAATACCGGGCGTAACACCACGATCATCCGCTCGAACTATCTGACGCCCGAGGGCGTGCAGTTCTATGACGAGTCCGTGAAGCTGTGGCAGGACCTGTCGCAGGACTTCGATCTGAACCTGTTCTATTCGACGCGCGGTCACTACACGCTTGCCCATACCGATTCGGCGATGCGTACGATGCGCTGGCGCGCAGAGGTCAACAAGCACTACGGGGTGGACTCCGAGGTCGTGGGTCCGAACGAGGTGAAAAAGGCCGCGCCGATGATCGATATCTCGTGCGGCGGCGTCGCGCCCATCATGGGCGCGCTGTATCACGCACCGGGCGCGGTTGCGCGGCACGATGCCGTTGCCTGGGGCTACGGGCGGGGCGCGGACCAGCGCGGCGTCGAAATCCATCAGCAGACGGAGGTGCTCGGCATCGACGTGGTGGGCGGCAAGGTCAAGGGCGTGAAGACCTCGCGCGGCTATATCTCGACGAACAAGGTGCTGTGCGCGGTGGCAGGTTCGACGCCCCGCGTGACGGATATGGTCGGCTTGCGCACGCCCATCTACATCCATCCGCTTCAGGCGATGGTGAGCGAGCCGCTCAAGCCCTGGCTCGATCCGATTCTCGTCTCGGGCAGCCTGCACGTCTACATCAGCCAGTCGGCGCGGGGCGAACTCGTGATGGGCGCTTCGCTCGATCCCTACGAACTGCATTCGACACGCTCGACGCTCGACTTCGTCGAAGGACTCACCTCGCACATGCTCGAGATGTTCCCGTTCCTGTCGCAGGCCAAGGTGATGCGCCAATGGGCGGGGATGGCCGACATGACACCCGACTTCGCGCCGATCATGGGCAAGACGCCTGTCGAAGGCTTCTATCTGGATTCGGGCTGGGGCACCTGGGGTTTCAAGGCCACACCTGTGTGCGGCAAGACGATGTCCCACACGGTCGCGAACGACGCCACCCACCCGCTGATCGAGAGCTTCTCGCTCGACAGGTTCCGCCGCTTCTCGCTCACGGGCGAAAAGGGCGCGGCATCCGTTGGCCACTAA
- the purU gene encoding formyltetrahydrofolate deformylase: MHNMSSNTHRFTLTLSCPDRIGIVSAVSTFLAEHRAWIIEATHHADEIEKRFFMRHEIVAESLPFGINGFRDRFAHIAREFAMDWKISDNSVKKRVVILVSKLEHCLYDLLARWKAGELDIEIPCVISNHDTWRSFVEWHGIPFHHVPVTPDNKAQAYDEVQRLFEDARADTMVLARYMQVLSPKLCAAYPGRIINIHHSFLPSFVGAKPYHQAYGRGVKLTGATCHYVTEELDQGPIIEQDVIRIRHSDRPDDLVRLGRDIEKAVLARGLRYHLEDRVLIHGNKTIVLR, from the coding sequence ATGCACAACATGTCCTCCAATACACACCGCTTCACGCTGACTCTGTCCTGCCCCGATCGCATCGGGATTGTGTCTGCTGTAAGCACATTCCTTGCCGAGCATCGGGCCTGGATCATCGAGGCCACCCATCATGCCGACGAAATCGAGAAGCGCTTCTTCATGCGCCACGAGATCGTCGCGGAGTCGCTGCCCTTCGGCATCAACGGGTTCCGGGATCGCTTCGCCCACATCGCGAGAGAGTTTGCGATGGACTGGAAGATCTCTGACAACTCAGTCAAGAAGCGGGTCGTGATACTCGTGTCGAAGCTCGAACACTGTCTCTACGACCTGCTCGCGCGCTGGAAAGCGGGCGAACTCGACATCGAGATTCCGTGCGTGATCTCGAACCACGACACATGGCGCAGCTTTGTCGAATGGCACGGCATCCCGTTCCATCACGTGCCCGTCACGCCTGATAACAAGGCGCAGGCGTATGACGAGGTGCAACGGCTGTTCGAGGATGCGCGCGCCGACACGATGGTGCTCGCGCGGTACATGCAGGTTCTTTCTCCGAAACTGTGCGCGGCTTATCCGGGGCGAATCATCAACATCCACCATTCGTTCCTGCCGAGCTTCGTTGGTGCGAAGCCTTATCACCAGGCCTACGGGCGCGGCGTGAAGCTGACGGGCGCGACCTGCCACTACGTGACGGAAGAGCTCGACCAAGGGCCGATCATCGAGCAGGACGTGATTCGCATACGCCACTCGGACCGCCCGGATGACCTCGTGCGCCTGGGCCGCGATATCGAGAAAGCGGTATTGGCGCGAGGCTTGCGTTATCACCTTGAGGATCGCGTGCTGATCCACGGCAACAAGACCATCGTGCTGCGGTAA
- a CDS encoding 2OG-Fe(II) oxygenase → MQDFAFDAQATLFSGDEPLRKGQRGPAPAIATPQSIERRVDAIDWTHASVELDAQGCATLEGLLSAEACDALSALYPRDDLYRSRVVMARHGFGRGEYKYFDYPLPDVIGALRAAVYPHLAPLANAWNEAMRIDVRFPPTHAAFLRRCHQAGQSRPTPLILQYAAGDYNCLHQDLYGEHVFPLQLAILLSEPGKDFTGGEFVLTEQRPRMQSRAEVVPLHKGDAVIFAVHHRPAQGARGAYRVNMRHGVSRLRSGHRHTLGVIFHDAK, encoded by the coding sequence ATGCAAGATTTCGCATTCGACGCTCAAGCCACGCTGTTCAGCGGCGATGAACCACTGCGCAAAGGCCAGCGTGGGCCAGCGCCCGCGATCGCTACGCCTCAGTCGATCGAACGACGCGTCGATGCGATCGACTGGACGCATGCTTCAGTCGAACTGGACGCGCAAGGCTGCGCAACGCTCGAAGGCCTGCTGAGCGCCGAAGCGTGCGACGCCCTAAGCGCGCTCTATCCGCGCGACGACCTGTATCGCAGCCGCGTCGTGATGGCGCGGCATGGCTTCGGGCGCGGCGAGTACAAGTACTTCGACTACCCGCTGCCCGACGTGATCGGCGCGTTGCGCGCAGCCGTCTATCCGCATCTCGCGCCTCTTGCGAATGCCTGGAACGAAGCCATGCGCATCGACGTCCGGTTTCCGCCGACGCACGCCGCCTTCCTGCGCCGCTGTCATCAGGCCGGGCAATCGCGTCCGACGCCGCTGATCCTTCAATACGCGGCTGGCGATTACAACTGCCTGCATCAGGACCTGTATGGCGAGCACGTTTTTCCTTTGCAGCTCGCGATCCTGCTGTCCGAACCAGGCAAGGATTTCACGGGCGGTGAGTTCGTACTGACGGAGCAGCGTCCACGCATGCAGTCGCGCGCGGAAGTCGTGCCGCTGCATAAGGGCGATGCGGTGATCTTCGCGGTGCATCATCGGCCCGCGCAGGGCGCGCGCGGCGCGTATCGCGTGAACATGCGGCATGGCGTGAGCCGGTTGCGCTCGGGGCATCGGCATACGCTTGGGGTGATTTTTCACGACGCAAAATAG